A region from the Rosa rugosa chromosome 6, drRosRugo1.1, whole genome shotgun sequence genome encodes:
- the LOC133716414 gene encoding glycine-rich protein 5-like, whose product MAYSNTILLVVFAVLLITAEVSAHRDLTETTTPTIDGSGAYNRGGNGGNGGGKGGNGGYGGGSNGGNGGGKGGNGGYGGGSNGGNGGGKGGNGGGKGGNGGGKGGNGGNGGKGGKGGGGHGPETEN is encoded by the exons ATGGCGTACTCAAATACTATTCTTCTTGTTGTCTTTGCCGTTCTCCTCATCACTGCTGAGGTCTCAGCTCATCGTGACCTAACTGAGACAACCACTCCAACTATTG ATGGTAGCGGGGCATACAATAGAGGAGGCAATGGAGGAAACGGCGGAGGCAAGGGAGGAAACGGAGGATACGGAGGAGGAAGCAATGGAGGAAACGGAGGAGGCAAGGGAGGAAATGGAGGATACGGAGGAGGAAGTAATGGAGGAAACGGAGGTGGCAAAGGAGGAAACGGAGGAGGCAAGGGAGGCAATGGAGGAGGCAAGGGAGGAAATGGTGGAAATGGAGGAAAGGGAGGAAAGGGAGGGGGAGGGCATGGACCCGAAACCGAGAACTAG